TAGATCCATGGGGTTGCCTCGTCAGAAACGGAGATGGAGATGCTATTCGACGTGTCGGGGAAGGTCGCGCTCATCACCGGGTCCTCACGAGGGATCGGCCGCGCGATCGCGGAGCGCATGGCGGAGATGGGAGCGAAGGTCGTGATCTCGTCGCGCAAAGCCGACGCGTGCGAAGAAGTCGCGGCTGCGATCCGCGCCAAGGGCGGCACGGCGATCGCGCACGCGGCCAGCATCTCCGACCGTGCGGCACTGCAAGGGCTGGTCGACCGCACCATCGACGAGTGGGGCCGCATCGACGTGCTGGTCTGCAACGCCGCCGTCAACCCGTACTTCGGCCCGCTGCTCAACATCACCGACGACGCGTTCGACAAGATCATGGCCAGCAACGTGCGCAGCAACATCTGGCTGTGCCAGATGGTCATCCCGCAGATGGCCGAGCGCCGCGACGGCAGCGTGATCGTCATCTCGAGCATCGCCGGCTTCAAGGGCAGCACCGTGCTGGGTGCCTACGGCATCTCGAAAGCCGCCGACTTCCAGCTGGTGCGCAACCTCGCGGTCGAATACGGTCCCGCCAACGTGCGCGTCAACGCCATCGCGCCGGCCATCATCCGCACCGACTTCGCGCGGAAGCTGTGGGAAGATCCACAGATCTACGCCAACGCCGTCAAGCACTACCCGCTGCGCCGCATCGGCGAGCCCGACGAGATCGCCGGCGCTGCGATCTTCCTGGCCTCGCGAGCCGGCGCGTTCATGACCGGTCAGGTCATCACCATCGACGGC
The window above is part of the Candidatus Sulfotelmatobacter sp. genome. Proteins encoded here:
- a CDS encoding SDR family oxidoreductase; this translates as MLFDVSGKVALITGSSRGIGRAIAERMAEMGAKVVISSRKADACEEVAAAIRAKGGTAIAHAASISDRAALQGLVDRTIDEWGRIDVLVCNAAVNPYFGPLLNITDDAFDKIMASNVRSNIWLCQMVIPQMAERRDGSVIVISSIAGFKGSTVLGAYGISKAADFQLVRNLAVEYGPANVRVNAIAPAIIRTDFARKLWEDPQIYANAVKHYPLRRIGEPDEIAGAAIFLASRAGAFMTGQVITIDGGMTIAGEG